A single Alosa sapidissima isolate fAloSap1 chromosome 17, fAloSap1.pri, whole genome shotgun sequence DNA region contains:
- the terf1 gene encoding telomeric repeat-binding factor 1 isoform X2, protein MLYIMNGKEASPSIVTITSTTDENASFSDVDCTVKSWIIDYLFLSITHHFKEKNSAEFMRAVRSFEALIDGLQLDDHQMKKKLVCGFLARVMDAKNLDVQYTQEEEVKPLMSAVVVWNAMDKVVADANLHQTVKRLLFIQSVSVCLEKGMPSMAKDALQWFERECDLPQKLQMKLASIVSAKNTYDAYLTSFSFTRLLDQIQAFLDSFLEENPSSFLLQAASKVVHARQEKDKSGAQSQKLLEENDGETIETLQENGGETIENDEELVLHSTLNRHKKRLLGKHTQPWNPESAKKPAKNFKESKLKVTRLSARNRSPPSVENSMLRTRKL, encoded by the exons atgttatataTAATGAACGGGAAGGAAGCGTCTCCGAGCATAGTTACAATAACAAGTACAACCGATGAAAATGCTTCTTTTTCAGACGTAGACTGCACAGTTAAATCATGGATTATTGACTATTTGTTTCTCTCCATAACTCATCATTTCAAAGAGAAGAATTCCGCTGAGTTCATGAGAGCTGTACGGTCATTCGAAG CTTTGATCGATGGGCTTCAATTGGATGACCATCAAATGAAAAAGAAGTTGGTCTGTGGTTTCCTTGCGAGGGTCATGGACGCCAAAAATTTAG ATGTCCAGTACACCCAGGAAGAGGAAGTCAAACCACTGATGTCAGCTGTTGTAGTTTGGAATGCTATGGACAAAGTTGTGGCAGATGCAAACCTTCACCAAACAGTCAAACGTCTGCTTTTCATTCAG TCGGTCAGCGTGTGTTTGGAGAAAGGAATGCCGTCAATGGCCAAGGATGCCCTACAGTGGTTCGAACGAGAATGTGACCTTCCACAG AAATTACAAATGAAACTGGCCTCAATAGTAAGTGCCAAGAACACCTATGACGCGTACCTCACCAGCTTCAGTTTCACCCGCCTGTTGGACCAAATACAAGCGTTCCTAGACTCTTTCCTTGAAGAAAACCCATCAAGCTTTCTTCTGCAG GCAGCCTCTAAGGTGGTTCATGCCAGACAGGAGAAAGACAAGTCAGGGGCCCAGTCCCAGAAGCTGTTGGAGGAGAATGATGGAGAGACTATAGAGACATTGCAGGAGAATGGAGGAGAGACTATAGAGAA CGACGAGGAGCTTGTGTTGCACTCGACGCTCAATAG ACATAAGAAGAGACTGCTTGGGAAACACACTCAGCCTTGGAATCCTGAATCTGCCAAGAAGCCTGCAAAGAACTTCAAAGAGTCCAAATTAA AAGTTACCCGCCTATCTGCCCGAAACAGATCACCGCCGTCCGTGGAGAACTCCATGCTGAGGACCAGGAAG CTCTAG
- the terf1 gene encoding telomeric repeat-binding factor 1 isoform X1, with translation MLYIMNGKEASPSIVTITSTTDENASFSDVDCTVKSWIIDYLFLSITHHFKEKNSAEFMRAVRSFEALIDGLQLDDHQMKKKLVCGFLARVMDAKNLDVQYTQEEEVKPLMSAVVVWNAMDKVVADANLHQTVKRLLFIQSVSVCLEKGMPSMAKDALQWFERECDLPQKLQMKLASIVSAKNTYDAYLTSFSFTRLLDQIQAFLDSFLEENPSSFLLQAASKVVHARQEKDKSGAQSQKLLEENDGETIETLQENGGETIENDEELVLHSTLNRHKKRLLGKHTQPWNPESAKKPAKNFKESKLKVTRLSARNRSPPSVENSMLRTRKMWTSGEDKFLKAGVRQYGEGKWSQILQEYDFGDRTSVNLKDRWRILKKRELV, from the exons atgttatataTAATGAACGGGAAGGAAGCGTCTCCGAGCATAGTTACAATAACAAGTACAACCGATGAAAATGCTTCTTTTTCAGACGTAGACTGCACAGTTAAATCATGGATTATTGACTATTTGTTTCTCTCCATAACTCATCATTTCAAAGAGAAGAATTCCGCTGAGTTCATGAGAGCTGTACGGTCATTCGAAG CTTTGATCGATGGGCTTCAATTGGATGACCATCAAATGAAAAAGAAGTTGGTCTGTGGTTTCCTTGCGAGGGTCATGGACGCCAAAAATTTAG ATGTCCAGTACACCCAGGAAGAGGAAGTCAAACCACTGATGTCAGCTGTTGTAGTTTGGAATGCTATGGACAAAGTTGTGGCAGATGCAAACCTTCACCAAACAGTCAAACGTCTGCTTTTCATTCAG TCGGTCAGCGTGTGTTTGGAGAAAGGAATGCCGTCAATGGCCAAGGATGCCCTACAGTGGTTCGAACGAGAATGTGACCTTCCACAG AAATTACAAATGAAACTGGCCTCAATAGTAAGTGCCAAGAACACCTATGACGCGTACCTCACCAGCTTCAGTTTCACCCGCCTGTTGGACCAAATACAAGCGTTCCTAGACTCTTTCCTTGAAGAAAACCCATCAAGCTTTCTTCTGCAG GCAGCCTCTAAGGTGGTTCATGCCAGACAGGAGAAAGACAAGTCAGGGGCCCAGTCCCAGAAGCTGTTGGAGGAGAATGATGGAGAGACTATAGAGACATTGCAGGAGAATGGAGGAGAGACTATAGAGAA CGACGAGGAGCTTGTGTTGCACTCGACGCTCAATAG ACATAAGAAGAGACTGCTTGGGAAACACACTCAGCCTTGGAATCCTGAATCTGCCAAGAAGCCTGCAAAGAACTTCAAAGAGTCCAAATTAA AAGTTACCCGCCTATCTGCCCGAAACAGATCACCGCCGTCCGTGGAGAACTCCATGCTGAGGACCAGGAAG ATGTGGACGAGCGGAGAGGACAAATTTCTCAAAGCCGGAGTGCGCCAATACGGAGAGGGCAAGTGGTCGCAGATCCTGCAGGAGTATGACTTTGGCGACCGCACCTCCGTCAACCTCAAAGACAGATGGCGAATCTTGAAGAAACGTGAACTGGTCTAG
- the LOC121688588 gene encoding somatomedin-B and thrombospondin type-1 domain-containing protein, producing MRTLGHMMKVPATEWVGLTLVAIAVSGLYHLAEGGCSGKCCRGTDLTCTTTDWRMDRVYGTCYCDEGCQRTKDCCFDYTKECPAQPCVVSEWSYWSGCAQACQRSFRVRRRHIEREPSNSGEACPALEEQAGCMEYQTHQGQHCAQTQGPALITTVEYGKGRTGHNLYGDPQDSGFCMEFKMETLSPHCMVENRPYTRWMQYLREGFTVCVACQPPAMRNASRSCQGDGNYADRDEVLHWQAMGNPRCRGTWKKVQRLQHCSCPQVHSFVFI from the exons ATGAGGACTTTGGGACACATGATGAAGGTGCCAGCGACCGAGTGGGTTGGGTTGACGTTGGTGGCCATCGCTGTGAGTGGATTGTACCACTTGGCGGAGGGGGGGTGCTCGGGGAAGTGCTGCCGGGGCACGGACCTCACCTGCACAACCACGGACTGGCGGATGGACCGCGTCTACGGGACATGCTATTGTGACGAGGGCTGCCAAAGGACCAAGGACTGCTGCTTCGACTACACGAAGGAATGCCCAG CTCAGCCGTGTGTGGTGAGCGAGTGGAGTTACTGGAGTGGCTGTGCCCAGGCGTGCCAGCGCTCGTTCCGTGTGCGGCGGCGCCACATCGAGAGGGAGCCCAGCAACAGCGGCGAGGCCTGTCCAGCCCTCGAGGAGCAGGCCGGCTGCATGGAATACCAGACCCACCAGGGCCAACACTGCGCTCAGACGCAAg GTCCAGCACTCATCACAACAGTGGAGTATGGGAAAGGACGGACAGGACACAACCTGTACGGGGACCCACAGGATTCTGG GTTCTGCATGGAGTTTAAGATGGAGACCCTGTCGCCGCACTGCATGGTGGAGAACCGTCCGTACACACGCTGGATGCAGTACCTGAGGGAGggcttcactgtgtgtgtggcctgccaGCCCCCAGCCATGCGCAACGCCAGCCGCAGCTGCCAAGGAGACGGCAACTACGCAGACAG GGATGAGGTGCTTCACTGGCAGGCCATGGGGAACCCTCGGTGCCGGGGGACCTGGAAGAAGGTGCAGAGGCTGCAGCACTGCTCGTGCCCCCAGGTGCACAGTTTCGTATTCATCTGA